Proteins encoded within one genomic window of Streptomyces taklimakanensis:
- the thrC gene encoding threonine synthase, with product MPGAPQWRGIIEEYRDRLPVTDATPVVTLREGGTPLVPAQVLSERTGCEVHLKVEGANPTGSFKDRGMTMAISRAKEEGARAVICASTGNTSASAAAYAVRAGMVCAVLVPQGKIALGKMGQALVHGARILQVDGNFDDCLTLARGLSDNYPVSLVNSVNPVRIEGQKTAAFEVVDMLGDAPDIHVLPVGNAGNITAYWKGYREYADASAGDGAHASRTPRMWGFQASGSAPIVRGEPVKDPRTIATAIRIGNPASWQRAEAARDESGGFIDEVTDRQILAAYRLLAAQEGVFVEPASAASVAGLLKAAEEGKVDPGQRIVCTVTGNGLKDPDWAVQGAPQPIVVPVDADAAARRLDLV from the coding sequence ATGCCCGGCGCCCCCCAGTGGCGGGGCATCATCGAGGAGTACCGCGACCGGCTTCCGGTCACCGACGCCACCCCCGTCGTCACCCTGCGGGAGGGCGGCACGCCGCTGGTGCCCGCACAGGTGCTCTCCGAACGCACCGGCTGCGAGGTCCACCTCAAGGTCGAGGGCGCCAACCCCACCGGCTCCTTCAAGGACCGGGGGATGACGATGGCCATCAGCCGTGCCAAGGAGGAGGGCGCGCGGGCCGTCATCTGCGCCTCCACCGGCAACACCTCCGCCTCGGCGGCCGCCTACGCGGTGCGCGCGGGCATGGTCTGCGCCGTCCTGGTGCCGCAGGGCAAGATCGCGCTGGGCAAGATGGGGCAGGCCCTGGTGCACGGCGCCCGGATCCTCCAGGTCGACGGCAACTTCGACGACTGCCTCACCCTGGCGCGCGGCCTGTCCGACAACTACCCGGTGTCGCTGGTCAACTCGGTGAACCCGGTGCGCATCGAGGGCCAGAAGACCGCCGCGTTCGAGGTCGTGGACATGCTCGGCGACGCCCCCGACATCCACGTCCTGCCGGTCGGCAACGCGGGCAACATCACCGCCTACTGGAAGGGGTACCGGGAGTACGCCGACGCGTCCGCCGGTGACGGCGCCCACGCGTCCCGCACGCCGCGGATGTGGGGCTTCCAGGCGTCCGGCTCGGCGCCCATCGTGAGGGGCGAGCCGGTCAAGGACCCGCGCACCATCGCCACCGCCATCCGCATCGGCAACCCGGCCTCCTGGCAGCGGGCCGAGGCGGCCCGCGACGAGTCCGGCGGCTTCATCGACGAGGTGACCGACCGCCAGATCCTGGCCGCCTACCGGCTGCTGGCCGCGCAGGAGGGCGTCTTCGTCGAGCCGGCCTCCGCCGCCTCCGTCGCGGGCCTGCTCAAGGCCGCCGAGGAGGGGAAGGTCGATCCGGGCCAGCGGATCGTCTGCACCGTCACCGGCAACGGCCTGAAGGACCCCGACTGGGCGGTGCAGGGCGCGCCGCAGCCCATCGTCGTCCCGGTCGACGCCGACGCCGCGGCCCGGCGGCTGGACCTGGTCTGA
- the thrB gene encoding homoserine kinase: MAGPAFRAAAVRVRTPATSANLGPGFDALGLALGLYDDVVVRVADSGLHIDIAGEGAETLPRDESHLLVRSLRTTFDLLGGQPRGLEIVCANRIPHGRGLGSSSAAICAGIIAARAVTTGGAEKLDETAMLELATEIEGHPDNVAACLFGGFTLAWTDAGATRAVRMDPVPTVVPVVFVPDRPVLTETARGLLPRTVPHVDAAANAGRAALLVEALTRRPELLLPATEDRLHQEYRAPAMRESTELVHRLRADGVPAVISGAGPTVLALVEDGAADKVARLAGDGWAANRLSLDTAGAGVLPLTDPGR, encoded by the coding sequence ATGGCCGGTCCCGCGTTCCGTGCCGCCGCCGTCCGGGTGCGCACCCCCGCCACCAGCGCCAACCTCGGCCCCGGCTTCGACGCCCTCGGCCTGGCCCTGGGTCTGTACGACGACGTGGTGGTCCGCGTCGCCGACTCCGGACTGCACATCGACATCGCCGGCGAGGGTGCCGAGACCCTGCCCCGCGACGAGAGCCACCTGCTCGTACGCTCTCTGCGAACGACCTTCGACCTGCTCGGCGGGCAACCGCGCGGCCTGGAGATCGTCTGCGCCAACCGCATCCCGCACGGTCGGGGCCTGGGCTCCTCCTCGGCCGCCATCTGCGCCGGCATCATCGCCGCCCGCGCGGTGACCACCGGCGGCGCCGAGAAACTCGACGAGACGGCCATGCTGGAGCTGGCCACGGAGATCGAGGGGCACCCCGACAACGTGGCGGCCTGCCTGTTCGGCGGCTTCACCCTCGCCTGGACGGACGCCGGCGCGACCCGTGCCGTCCGGATGGACCCGGTCCCCACCGTCGTCCCGGTGGTCTTCGTGCCGGACCGCCCCGTCCTGACCGAGACCGCCCGCGGCCTGCTGCCCCGCACCGTCCCCCACGTGGACGCCGCCGCCAACGCCGGCCGGGCCGCCCTCCTCGTCGAGGCACTGACCCGCCGCCCCGAACTGCTGCTTCCCGCCACCGAGGACAGGCTCCACCAGGAGTACCGCGCCCCCGCGATGCGCGAGAGCACGGAACTGGTGCACCGGCTGCGGGCCGACGGAGTGCCCGCGGTCATCTCCGGCGCGGGCCCCACGGTGCTCGCGCTGGTCGAGGACGGCGCGGCCGACAAGGTCGCGCGGCTCGCGGGCGACGGATGGGCGGCCAACAGGCTGTCCCTCGACACCGCGGGGGCCGGGGTCCTGCCGCTGACCGACCCCGGCCGGTGA
- the rho gene encoding transcription termination factor Rho: MSDTTDLMGADTADAAVPATDAPAAPASGTAPRRRRSGTGLEGMVLAELQQIASGLGIRGTARMRKSQLIETIRAKQAENAGGSGTAGAAETQSAPVAAESKPRRRATSKARTGENTDGAGEAAQQQIDIPGQPGGDEQQAGERRRRGKGDAGRGTEAPAAAESGADKPAAEARPAEGGRNADAKQDKGGDRQDKQDKGGDRQDKQDKGGDRPSKGRQRDRRNKNDGGQQQGQDGGNNRQGRGDNRGDNRDDDFEGGRRGRRGRYRDRRGRRGRDDYAEPQISEDDVLIPVAGILDILDNYAFVRTSGYLPGPNDVYVSLAQVRKNGLRKGDHITGAVRQPREGERREKFNALVRLDSVNGMSPEGGRGRPEFGKLTPLYPQERLRLENEPGQLTSRIIDLVSPIGKGQRGLIVAPPKTGKTMVLQSIANSITRNNPECHLMVVLVDERPEEVTDMQRSVKGEVISSTFDRPAEDHTTVAELAIERAKRLVELGHDVVVLLDSITRLGRAYNLAAPASGRILSGGVDSTALYPPKKFFGAARNIEDGGSLTILATALVETGSRMDEVIFEEFKGTGNMELKLDRKLADKRIFPAVDVDASGTRKEEILLGAEELGIVWKLRRVLHALDQQQAIELLLDKMKKTKSNAEFLLQIQKTTPAPGNGD, from the coding sequence GTGAGCGATACCACCGATCTGATGGGCGCGGACACCGCCGATGCCGCCGTGCCCGCCACGGACGCTCCTGCCGCGCCCGCATCCGGTACCGCCCCCAGGCGTCGCCGCTCCGGCACGGGCCTCGAGGGCATGGTGCTCGCCGAGCTGCAGCAAATCGCCTCCGGCCTCGGCATCAGGGGCACGGCGCGGATGCGCAAGAGCCAGCTGATCGAGACCATTCGGGCCAAGCAGGCCGAGAACGCCGGGGGTTCCGGGACCGCGGGTGCCGCCGAGACGCAGTCCGCCCCCGTCGCGGCCGAGAGCAAACCGCGCCGGCGCGCGACCTCCAAGGCCCGTACGGGCGAGAACACCGACGGCGCGGGCGAGGCCGCCCAGCAGCAGATCGACATCCCCGGTCAGCCCGGCGGCGACGAGCAGCAGGCCGGCGAGCGCCGCCGCCGCGGCAAGGGCGACGCGGGCCGAGGCACCGAGGCCCCGGCCGCCGCGGAGAGCGGGGCCGACAAGCCCGCCGCCGAGGCCCGACCCGCCGAGGGCGGCCGGAACGCCGACGCGAAGCAGGACAAGGGCGGTGACCGCCAGGACAAGCAGGACAAGGGCGGCGACCGTCAGGACAAGCAGGACAAGGGCGGCGACCGTCCGTCCAAGGGACGCCAGCGCGACCGCCGCAACAAGAACGACGGCGGCCAGCAGCAGGGCCAGGACGGTGGCAACAACCGCCAGGGCCGAGGCGACAACCGCGGCGACAACCGCGACGACGACTTCGAGGGCGGCCGTCGTGGCCGTCGGGGCCGCTACCGCGACCGTCGGGGACGTCGGGGCCGTGACGACTACGCCGAGCCGCAGATCTCCGAGGACGACGTCCTGATCCCGGTCGCGGGCATCCTCGACATCCTCGACAACTACGCGTTCGTCCGCACCTCGGGCTACCTGCCGGGGCCGAACGACGTCTACGTCTCCCTCGCCCAGGTCCGCAAGAACGGCCTGCGCAAGGGCGACCACATCACCGGCGCGGTGCGCCAGCCGCGCGAGGGCGAGCGGCGCGAGAAGTTCAACGCGCTGGTCCGTCTGGACTCGGTCAACGGCATGTCGCCCGAGGGCGGCAGGGGCCGGCCCGAGTTCGGCAAGCTCACCCCGCTGTACCCGCAGGAGCGGCTGCGGTTGGAGAACGAGCCGGGGCAGCTCACCTCGCGGATCATCGACCTGGTCTCGCCGATCGGCAAGGGGCAGCGCGGCCTGATCGTGGCGCCGCCGAAGACCGGCAAGACCATGGTCCTGCAGTCGATCGCCAACTCCATCACCCGCAACAACCCCGAGTGCCACCTGATGGTCGTGCTCGTGGACGAGCGGCCGGAGGAGGTCACCGACATGCAGCGGTCGGTCAAGGGCGAGGTCATCTCCTCGACCTTCGACCGCCCCGCCGAGGACCACACCACCGTCGCGGAGCTGGCCATCGAGCGCGCCAAGCGACTGGTGGAGCTCGGCCACGACGTGGTGGTCCTGCTGGACTCGATCACCCGCCTGGGCCGCGCCTACAACCTGGCCGCCCCGGCGTCGGGCCGCATCCTGTCCGGTGGTGTCGACTCCACCGCGCTCTACCCGCCGAAGAAGTTCTTCGGCGCCGCGCGGAACATCGAGGACGGCGGCTCCCTGACGATCCTGGCCACCGCGCTGGTCGAGACCGGCTCGCGGATGGACGAGGTGATCTTCGAGGAGTTCAAGGGCACCGGCAACATGGAGCTCAAGCTCGACCGGAAGCTCGCCGACAAGCGCATCTTCCCGGCCGTGGACGTGGACGCCTCCGGCACCCGCAAGGAGGAGATCCTGCTGGGCGCCGAGGAGCTGGGCATCGTCTGGAAGCTGCGGCGCGTCCTGCACGCGCTGGACCAGCAGCAGGCCATCGAGCTGCTGCTGGACAAGATGAAGAAGACGAAGTCCAACGCCGAGTTCCTGCTCCAGATCCAGAAGACGACGCCGGCGCCCGGCAACGGCGACTGA
- a CDS encoding LCP family protein — MTDDETSRDGGATGPGERSRDGGRGRRGAPRRAVVWGAVGALVLAAVGFGALYLRLDGNIAGIDIEAALGGDRPADTPGGSMDILVLGSDTRSGGNDRYGRDDGTARADTAMIVHVNEARDRMGIVSVPRDTLVERPECARTDGGTAPPARRAMFNTAYEIGGPVCAVKTVESMTGIRMDHYVEIDFIGFEKVVDALDGVPITTTEPIEDEDSGLRLDAGRHTLDGEQALALVRTRKSVGNGSDLARIDLQHVFVRAFVDRVGELGVLSDPGRLYRVADTATSALTTDADLASTADLVRLAETLEGIDSEDVRLVTLPVRQSAADPNRVVPIGERTERIWAAFRADRPIPESVTEGSAAERAEGAQDVGKAGRRAE; from the coding sequence ATGACGGACGACGAGACCAGCAGGGACGGCGGAGCCACCGGACCGGGTGAGCGGAGCCGGGACGGGGGTCGGGGACGCCGCGGGGCGCCGCGGCGCGCCGTCGTCTGGGGGGCCGTCGGAGCCCTCGTGCTGGCCGCCGTCGGATTCGGAGCCCTCTACCTCAGGCTCGACGGCAACATCGCGGGCATCGACATCGAGGCCGCCCTGGGCGGCGACCGGCCCGCCGACACCCCCGGTGGCTCGATGGACATCCTCGTCCTCGGCTCCGACACCCGATCCGGCGGCAACGACCGCTACGGCCGCGACGACGGTACCGCGCGCGCCGACACGGCGATGATCGTGCACGTCAACGAGGCGCGCGACCGGATGGGCATCGTCTCCGTCCCCCGCGACACCCTCGTCGAGCGGCCCGAGTGCGCCAGGACCGACGGTGGCACGGCTCCCCCCGCGCGGCGGGCGATGTTCAACACGGCCTACGAGATCGGCGGACCGGTGTGCGCGGTGAAGACCGTCGAGTCGATGACCGGCATCCGCATGGACCACTACGTCGAGATCGACTTCATCGGCTTCGAGAAGGTGGTCGACGCCCTCGACGGTGTGCCGATCACCACCACCGAACCGATCGAGGACGAGGACAGCGGGCTCCGCCTGGACGCCGGGCGGCACACGCTGGACGGGGAGCAGGCGCTGGCCCTGGTCCGCACCCGCAAGAGCGTCGGCAACGGCAGCGACCTGGCGCGGATAGACCTCCAACACGTCTTCGTGAGGGCCTTCGTCGACCGGGTCGGGGAACTGGGGGTCCTCTCCGACCCCGGGCGGCTCTACCGGGTCGCCGACACCGCCACCTCCGCCCTGACCACCGACGCCGACCTGGCCTCCACCGCCGACCTGGTCCGGCTGGCCGAGACGTTGGAGGGCATCGACTCCGAGGACGTGCGCCTGGTCACCCTGCCGGTGCGCCAATCGGCCGCCGACCCCAACCGGGTGGTGCCGATCGGGGAGCGGACCGAGCGGATCTGGGCGGCGTTCAGGGCGGACCGTCCCATCCCCGAGTCCGTGACCGAGGGATCGGCCGCCGAGAGGGCGGAGGGGGCGCAGGACGTGGGGAAGGCCGGCCGGCGGGCGGAATAA
- the rpmE gene encoding 50S ribosomal protein L31 encodes MKRDIHPEYVETQVSCTCGNSFTTRSTVAGGTIRADVCSACHPFYTGKQKILDTGGRVARFEARFGKNAGSRKK; translated from the coding sequence TTGAAGCGCGACATCCACCCGGAGTACGTGGAGACCCAGGTGAGCTGCACCTGCGGTAACTCCTTCACCACTCGCAGCACCGTCGCCGGCGGCACCATCCGCGCCGACGTGTGCTCCGCGTGCCACCCGTTCTACACGGGCAAGCAGAAGATCCTCGACACCGGTGGCCGCGTGGCCCGCTTCGAGGCCCGCTTCGGCAAGAACGCCGG